The window ACCTTGCGCCGGTCACGGGCCCGCCTCAACCGCTCGTACAGCTTGTCCAGCGCCAGGTCGAGGGCGGCGTAGGGGTCGCTGGAGCACGCCTCGCTCCTGACCACGGGGCCTCGGCTGTGCACGGTGAGCTCGATGCGGTGCGAGAGGTTGGTCTGGCGAGGGTTCTTCTCCTCGCCGACCACCGCGTCCACGCGGTAGCAGCCGTTGCACAGCTGGTCGACCTTCTCGACCTTCTCCTCGAGGTGGCGGCGGAACCGGTCGGACACCGAGGTGTGCCGGGCGGTCACGGTGACGTCCATGGAGCCTCCTGAGCTAGAGAACGGGGTGCACGTGCCACGTCTGGGTGCGGTCGGCCGGCGCCGCGTCGGTGCGGTGCCGCTGGGCTCGACCTGGGATGTCCACCTCCTCGCCCGGGAGGGGACGCAGAAGGCCGCGGTCCCCGGGGACCGCGGCCTGCTCCATGACGGAACGTTAGTGGGGATCGACCCAGGGACGAAGCCGGGGCTGCGTGTCGTCCGCGCCGACCGTCGCCACGACCGCCCCGCCGACGACCCGCACGCCTGCCTCGCG of the Aquipuribacter hungaricus genome contains:
- the hpf gene encoding ribosome hibernation-promoting factor, HPF/YfiA family gives rise to the protein MDVTVTARHTSVSDRFRRHLEEKVEKVDQLCNGCYRVDAVVGEEKNPRQTNLSHRIELTVHSRGPVVRSEACSSDPYAALDLALDKLYERLRRARDRRKVHHGRHAPESLTHASARWEGMDLDSPRAETVLVPPGADGAAAAPAAAADGTPADAGQPPAA